The following DNA comes from Cellulomonas soli.
GGTAGGCCATCGAGTGCCCGTCCACCAGGAGCAGCCGCGGGCGGGTCGTGGGGGTGCCTGCTGGCAGCGCGTCGCTCACGGGTGCCAACCTATCTGCCATGGCCGACACCCCCGCACCGTCCGCTGCCCCCTCGGACCCGCTCGCCGGCGCGGGCCTGACGTTGCCCGGCACGACCGGAACGCTGATGGAACGGATGGGCATCACGTTCGTCGAGGTCGGTGCGCGACGGACCGTGGCGACCATGCCCGTGGCGGGCAACACCCAGCCCTTCGGCGTGCTGCACGGCGGTGCGTCGGCGGCGCTCGCCGAGACGGTCGGCTCGTACGCCGCGCAGGTCCATGCGGGGCCGGGGCGTCTGGCGATGGGGATCGAGCTCAACGCGACGCACCACCGCTCGGTGCGTGAGGGCGTCGTGACCGGTACGGCGACGGCGCTGCACCTGGGTTCGACGTTGGCGAGCTACCAGGTGGTGGTCGAGGACTCCGGCGGCCGGCTGCTCTGCACGGCCAGGCTGACCTGCATGCTGGTCGACGCACGGACCTGAGCGAGGGCCCCGGTCGAGACGGGGACGCCGGCTGCGCGGGTCTGCCGGCGGCGCGCGATCAGGTCCTCCAGGCCGCGCGCCGCGCGGCGGCCTGACGTCCCGGCACCCTCGTGCGCCAGACGCCGCTGCAACGCCGAGGTCGTGACCA
Coding sequences within:
- a CDS encoding PaaI family thioesterase encodes the protein MADTPAPSAAPSDPLAGAGLTLPGTTGTLMERMGITFVEVGARRTVATMPVAGNTQPFGVLHGGASAALAETVGSYAAQVHAGPGRLAMGIELNATHHRSVREGVVTGTATALHLGSTLASYQVVVEDSGGRLLCTARLTCMLVDART